The Methanobrevibacter sp. genome contains the following window.
TATGAAAATCATTGGTTATTATACACTTCAATGATTGAAGCAGCCCTTTTAGAATTCACTGGTGAATGTGATAAGGAACGTTTAGTATATGGTATTCGTAAATTTAGGGATGAGCTATATATTGGTGATGCAAAATACTCTGATGGTGAAGAGTTTGAATTAGGTTATTATAACAGTTTATTTATTCATCCTATGCTTAATGATATTTTAGGTGTAATGAGAAAATATGGCCTTGAAGATGGTGAATTCTTGGATGTGCAATTAATGAGGTCTTCAAGATTAGCATCTCAACTTGAAAGGGTTATTTCACCTGAAGGAACTTATCCATTAGTTGGAAAATTCTTATCTTATCGTTGTGGTATTTTCCATTTGATGTCTCAAGCTGCATTGCTTAAAATATTGCCAAGAAACATCAATCCTACTCAAGTTAGGTCTGCTCTTACAAAAATATTAAGAAATCAATTTGAATCATATAAAAATTTCAATTCACAAGGATGGTTGGTTATTGGTTTAAATGGTTCACAAGTGGATATTGCTGATGATAACACAAGCACTGGTACTCTTTATTCCTGTTGTTTCATATTCTTAGCTTTAGGTTTGGATATGAATGATCAGTTCTGGCAAGCACCGGCTGCAGAATGGAGTAGTCTTAAAGCATGGAGTGGACATCCAATTCAAAAAGATCAATCTATTAATTTTTAGTTTAATTCATATAAGTTCCCGTAATTATATAATTTAATTTCGTCTGGAACTTCTTTTATTATATTTTTTGTATCAAAGATTATTGGACTTTTCATACTACTTTTAATTAAATCATAGTCTAAATCTTTAAATTCGTCATGGTCACAAAGTACCAAAATCAAGTCACTATCTTTTACAGCCTCTTCAAGACTTACATAATTAGGGTTTTCAATGTGAGGGTCATGAACTAAAATTTCATAATCACTACTTAATTTAGCTATAATTTCATAAGCAGGGCTTTCTCTATCATCATCGGTATTTCCTTTGTAAGATACTCCTAAAACGCTTATTTTACCTTCTTTAATGATTTTTTTAACATTTTCACATACAAAATCAGGCATTGAATTGTTGGTGTCTCTTGCTAATTTAATGATTTTAGCTGTTTCTGGAGCTTTTGCATAAATAAAGTATGGGTCAATTGCAAGGCAGTGGCCTCCAACACCAGGTCCTGGTGAGTGTAAATTAACTCTTGGATGTTTATTGGCCATTTCAATAACATCAAGTGCATTAACACCAATTTCAGCACAGATTTTTGCAAGTTCATTTGCAAGAGCAATGTTAACATCCCTGAATGTATTTTCCATACATTTTGATAATTCTGCAGTTTTTGCTTCTGTGAGTATTAATTCACCTTTTACAAATTGGCCATACACTTCACTGGCTTTTTTTGCACATTCTGGTGTAACTCCACCGATAATACGATTATTGTTAACTAATTCATACATTATTCTTCCTGGAAGTACTCTTTCAGGACAGTGTGCAAGATATAAATCTTCTCCAATTGTAAAACCTGCTTTTTCAAATATTGGTTTTATTTGCTCGTCAGTTGACATTGGAGCAATTGTGGATTCAATAATGACTGTATTTCCCTTTTCAAGTACCGGTAATATTGAGTGGCATGCTTCAATAACATAACTCAAATCACAGCTGTAATTTTCAACAATGTATGGTGTTGGTACAGTAATAATGAATGCATCTGCTTTTTGCGGAGTTAAACTAGCGGAATATACTTTTTTGTCTACTGCATTTTTGATTTGGTCGCTTATACCTGGTTCTTCAATGTGAACTATTCCTTTATTTAGATTGTTGATTATCTTTTCTGAAATGTCTACTCCAACAACTTCGCAATGACTTTTTGAAAAGAGTGCTGCGGTTGGAAGTCCAATATAACCTTGACCTATAATGCATACTTTCATAATTTTAACTCCGTCTTTTAAATATAAATATAATATTTGTTAAAACTAATATTAAAAGGTTTAAGTGGTAATATGAAGATTTTAATAACTGGTTCTAATGGAATGTTGGGGTATGACTTGAAAGAAGTTTTAAATGATGCTCATGAATTAATACTTACTACTTCCAAAACATTAGATATCACTGATAAAGAACACACAATAGATTTTATTTTAGATAACGAACCTGATCTTGTTATAAATTCTGCTGCATACACTAATGTTGATGGATGTGAGGAAAATCAGGACATTGCTTATGCTGTAAATAGTGAAGGAGTTAAAAATCTCGCCATCGCATGCAAGGAACTTGACTGTCCTTTAGTTCATATAAGTACTGATTATATTTTCAATGGTAAAAATGACAGGCCCTGGACCGAAGATGATGAAATTGGTCCTATAAGTGTTTATGGTAAAAGTAAACTTAAGGGAGAAGAGGCTATTCTTGAAATCCTTGACAAATACTTTATTATAAGAACTGCATGGCTGTATGGAATCAATGGTAAGAATTTCCCAAAAACAATGCTTGAACTTGCAAAAGACCATTCTGAAATAACTGTGGTATACGATGAGGTTGGAACTCCTACTTATACTCTAGATTTGGTAAAAGCTATTTCAGAATTGATAGAAACAGATTTTTATGGGATTTATCATTTAACAAATTCCGGAAGCTGCTCATGGTGTGAATTTTCAAGATATATTTTTGAAGTTGCAGATGTGGATGTTAAAGTAATTCCGGTTACAGCATCTGAATTCGCACGACCCGCACCACGTCCAAGTTATTCTGTATTGGAAAATAAAAATTGGATAGAAAAAGGTTTCAAACCACTTAGAAGTTATAAAGAAGCTATTAAAGAATATATTGAGTTGATTAAATGAATAAAAAATTAGTTTTAGTCATTGCATTGATTGTTGCTTTATTTAGTATTTCCGCTGTAAGTGCAGGATTTTTCGATTTTTTGCATTTTGGAGATGATTCAAGTGATGTTAATGTAGTGGAGGATGGCCAATATTGTACTGTTGATGAAGTTTCTGCATACATCAAAGAATTTCACAAACTTCCAAGCAATTATATAACTAAAAAAGAAGCTCAAAGTCTTGGTTGGCATGGTGGGCCTCTTAAAAAATATGCTCCTGGAAAAAGTATAGGTGGGGATACATTTACAAACAGACAGCATGTACTTCCAGACAGTGACGATAAATACATTGAATGTGATATTGATGCAAATGGAACTGCTCGTGGAGCAGAAAGGATAGTTTACAATACTGGTGATTACAAAGTTTATTATACTGATGACCATTACAACACATTCACAGAGGTTTAATATGCAAATCGATGGAAAATTGATTAAAAAGAATGGTCATGATTATCTGATGGATGTATTGAATTTGCCTGAATACTATGGTAAAAATTTAGATGCATTATACGATTGTTTATGTGAAATGGACTGTGATATTCAATTAATTAATCCGGGTGATGTCGATAAGGATATTCTTGATACATTTGCTGATGCCTCTAAAGAGAATGATTTTTTAAAATTTGAGATATTATATTAGTTATAAAAAATAATATTTAATTAAGTGATTATTATGAAAGGTATAGTACTTGCAGGTGGTTCTGGAACTCGTCTTTATCCCATTACAAAAGCAGTTTCAAAACAATTATTGCCTTTATATGATAAACCAATGATTTATTATCCAATTTCTGTTTTAATGCTTGCTGGAATCAAAGAAATATTGATTATTTCAACTCCTAGGGATTTACCAATGTTTAAAGATCTTTTGGGTGACGGTTCAAGTTTAGGAATCGAATTCTCCTATGCTGTTCAGGAGAATCCTAACGGTCTTGCAGAGGCATTTATTGTTGGTGAGGATTTCATTGGTGATGATAATGTTGCTTTAATTTTGGGGGATAATATATTCCATGGTCATAGATTCACTGAAATTCTTGAAAGAGCAACTCAATTGGATGAGGGTGCAGTGATATTTGGTTATTACACAAATAATCCTGAAGCATTTGGTGTTGTTGAATTTGATGAAGAATGGAATGTACTTTCTGTTGAAGAAAAACCAGAAAATCCTAAATCCAATTATATTGTGCCAGGTCTTTATTTTTATGACAATGATGTTATAGAAATAGCTAAAAATGTAGAACCTTCCCAAAGAGGTGAAGTGGAGATTACTTCTGTTAATGAAGAATATCTTAAACGTGGAAAACTTAAAGTAGAACTTTTAGGAAGAGGAATGGCTTGGCTTGATACAGGAACACATGAAGGACTTTTGGAAGCTGCAAACTTTATTGAAACTATTCAAAAAAGACAAGGTTTGTATATTGCATGTCTTGAAGAAATTGCTTATCTTAAAAAATATATTAATAAGGAACAATTATTAAAAACTGCAGAAGAGCTTAAAAAAACAGATTATGGACAATATTTATTTAATTTAGCTAAAAAGTGATTATATGGGAAAATTTAAGTTTACAGAAACCGGTATTGATGGAATGTTTGTAGTAGAACCTACTGTTTTTGAAGATAACAGAGGATACTTTATGGAAACATATCATGAAAAAGAGTTTAAAGAAGAGGGCTATGATTTAACTTTTGTTCAGGACAATCAATCCAAATCAACAAAAGGAGTTTTAAGAGGCTTGCATTTACAAGTCAAATACCCTCAAGGAAAATTGGTTCGTGTCATTAAAGGAGAAGTATTCGATGTCGGTGTAGATTTAAGAGCTGACTCTCCCACCTACGGTAAATGGTTTGGAGCTATTTTGTCTGATGAAAACAAAAAACAATTGTTTATCCCTCCAAAATTTGCACATGGATTTTTAGTGTTGTCCGATGAAGCGGAATTCGTTTATAAATGTACTGAAGTCTATCATGGAGAAGATGAAAGTGGAATCAAATGGGATGATGAAGACATAGCTATCGACTGGCCATTAGATGATATTGATGAAATAATCTTATCTGAAAAAGATGAAAAATGGCTAAGTTTTAAAGAATCCCAAATTAAATACGAGTGATTGCATGTCAAAAATACTTGTTACTGGTGGAGCAGGATTTATTGGAAGTAACTTTGTTAGATACATGGTTAATAAATACTCAGAATATGAAATCATTAACCTTGATGCTCTGACTTACTGCGGAAACCTTGAAAATTTAAAAGATATTGAAGATAAAGATAATTATTCATTCGTTAAAGGCGATATAAGGGATAAAAATGTTATTGATGATTTAGTTAAACGATGTGATTATGTAATCAATTTTGCAGCTGAAAGTCACGTTGACAGAAGTATAACAGATCCTGAAATATTCATTAAGTCCAATGTTTTGGGAACACAGGTCTTATTAAATGCCGCTAAGGAATTTGGTGTTGAAAAATACATTCAGATTTCAACTGATGAAGTGTATGGAAGTTTAGGAAAAACTGGATATTTTACTGAAGAGACTCCTTTACAGCCTAATAGTCCTTATTCAGCTTCAAAAGCAGGTGGGGATTTAATTACACGTGCTTACGGCGAAACTTTTGGATTGCCTATAAACATTACTCGCTGCTCTAATAATTATGGACCTTATCAATTCCCTGAAAAATTGATTCCATTAATGATTTCAAATACTCTGGAAAATAAGAAATTACCAATTTATGGTGATGGAAAAAACATCAGGGATTGGTTACACGTCTATGACCACTGCCAAGCTATTGATTTGGTTTTACATGAAGGTAAACTTGGTGAAGTTTACAATATTGGTGGAAATAACGAAAAACAGAATATTGAAATTGTTAAATTGATATTGAGTCAATTGAATAAGGATGAATCATTGATTGAATTTGTAACCGATAGGTTAGGTCACGATAGGCGTTATGCTATTGACTCAAGTAAAATTCAAAATGATTTGGGTTGGTCTCCTAAATACACATTTGAGGTTGGAATTAAAGAAACAATTCAATGGTATCTCGATAATCAGGATTGGACCAGTCAAGTCAAAAGTGGCCAATACCAGGAATATTATAACAAAATGTATAAAGGTAGATAATTTTTACACTTGAAATCTACCTCTATTTTTTAATCATTTATTTAATTTATTTTCTATATTTTTATTATTTTGTTCATATTAATTAATATTTAAAGTGTATAATATTGATTTTTTTTTAAATATTAGAATAAAATTTTTAGTTTGATTTAGGATACTTTTATATATCATAATATATTTAATTAGATTAGTGAAGGAGATAAATATAAATTAAATATTTATTATAGGAGGACTGGTGAATTATGTTGGAGCAATATTTGCCTTTTGTGGGGTTAATTATTTTTGGTAACATTGAAAACTTAGTGTTATCTTCACAAGGAGTTGTTGCAGGAGTTAATCCTGTTAAATTAGGAATTGCAAGTATTATCTGTGTTGTTTTATGGTTATTAATTGGTACAGTTGCTACTTCCATGTTAATTCAATATGTTGATTTCATTGATTTCATGGGTGGTTTAGCTATTTTTATTCTAGGTATTCAAGCAATGGTTGAGTCTGTGAGGGGTGTCTAATGATGAGTGAATTAAAACCATTTTTAGCATTATTGATTTTTGGTAACATTGAAAACTTAATTTTAGCTGCTCAAGGTGTTAATGCACATGTGGATCCAATTATTCTCTCTATTTTGAGTTTAATTGCCGTAGTTAGTTGGCTTTTAATTGGAACATTCGGTACAAGAATAGCTATGAAATATGCTCGTCATATTAATTTCATTGGCGGACTTGCTATTTTCATCTTAGGTATACAAGCTATGCTTGAATCATTACCTGGAATGTTAGCATTTTTCTAATTAGATTTTGTTAATATGAGTTATTTAAAGCATAAGATATACGGTGTTTTATTTAAATTATTTAAAAGCACCAATATTAAAAAAAATAGAGTTTCCTTTATTATTGATTCAAGGGAGTCATTTAAAGGTAATTTAAATTACATTCAAAAGGAATTTGAAAATAGGGGAAACTTTGAATTTTATTATTTTTATAAAGATAAACTTTCTATTGATAGTTTCAGGAAGTTAGCTAGTTCTAAATTCATTTTTTTAAACGATAATTTTTTTCCATTGGCATTCATGAAATTTAGTCCAGAAAATGTACTTGTTCAATTGTGGCATGCACCGGGGGCTTCAAAGAAGTTTGGTGGATCTGTTGATATCAAAAGCAGGGAAATTCTTGGAAAAATTTCTGAAAACACTGATTATTTGATTGTTACATCAGATAATATTAAAGAGTATTATTCTGAAGCCTTTCAGATGCCTACAAATAAGATTAAGTCATTAGGCCTTCCTCGTATGGATTATTATTTTGAAAATCGTGATGTTGATAAGTTAAAAGAAAATTTACTTGCTAAACATAATGTTCCAACAGATAAAAAGATTATTCTCTATGCTCCAACATTCAGAGATGAGGAAAAATACAATAATGTATTTAATTATCTTAATCTAGAGGAATTCAATAGGGTTTTGGGTGATGAATATGTTTTGGCTTTAAGACTTCATCCAAAAATTAAAGACTTCTATAAGGATGACATTTCAGCTATTGGACAATATATTGATGTAAGTAGTTATGAAAGCGAACAGGAATTAATACTAATAAGTGATATGTTAATAACTGATTATTCATCCATAATGATAGAATATGTCGCATTAAATAAGCCTGTAGTATTTTTCACATATGACTTGGATAGTTATTTATCAAATGAACGTGGTTTCTATTATGATTTTAAGGAAACCGTGCCAGGACCAATTGTTTTTACTTCCAGTGAACTGATTGATGTTATTAAAAATAATAAATTTGATAAAAGTAAAATTTCTGAATTTCTTAAGACTCAATTTAATGTAATTGATGGTAATTCATCTAAAAGAATTGTTGATTTTCTATTAAGATAAAGGTGGATAAAATGGATAATTTTAAGGTTAGTGTCATTGTTCCAGTTTATAATTGTTGTGAATATATAGGTAGCACACTCGATGCAATAATTAATCAGGATTTTGAGGATTTTGAAATAATTGTCATCGATGACGGATCAACTGACAACAGTCTGGAAATTATAAAGGAAAAATTGTCCACTTCAACAAGGCATTATGAGATTATTCATCAGGAGAATGCGGGGGTTAGCTGTGCAAGAAATCGTGGAATTGAAATAGCTCGTGGAGATTATCTGGTTTTTGTTGATGCAGATGATTTTATTACTAAAGATCACTTATCTCAGTTATATAATGGTAAAACTGATTTTAGTTTAACACAATTTGTTAAAAAGGATGGGGAACATTTATCTAAACCTCATCATTTCACAGAAAAGTTAATTTCATGTGATGATTTTATTAGGATGGAATTAAACATGGAAATTCCGTTTCATTTCTGTCAATTGATGTATAAAACAAGTATTGTCAATGAAAACAATATCAGATTTACTCCTAATGTTGTTTATGGGGAAGATACGGAATTCGCACTAAAAACATTTATTTTTGGGGAAAATATTTCCCTTGGAAATGAAATAACCTATTATTATGTTCAACATGATGAATCAGCAATTAGGACATCAGAATTCAAGCGTTTTGAAGTTGTAAATATTTTTGAAAACCTTGCTCAGTATTATAGAAGTCATGGAAAAGATGAACTGGCTAATTTGATAGTTACATCTAGGATTCCAAAAGCAATCTTTGGAAATATGAATTATTTTTTCTATAATGACTATAATTTTGAGGATGTAATCGAAAAAATGCATCAATTGGACTTATTTGAAAAATTATCTAAATTTGAAGGGGATTCAAAATCCAAATTTAAGATAAAATTATTCTTGTTAAATCCTAATATATATTATAAAGTATGGAAAAAAATTAAAAATTCAATTGATTAGTATGAAAGTTTCAGTTGTAACACCAAATTATAATGGGGAAAGATTTCTAAAAACATTCTTAAATTCTCTTAATGAGGATAGTCAGTATATTGGTGAAGTTATCATTGTTGATAATGGATCCACTGATGGTAGTTTGGATTATCTTAAAAGCAATAGCTTTGATTTTCCTTTAGTATTAATAGAAAATAAAGAGAATGTAGGTTTCTCTCCTGCAGTCAATCAAGGAATCAGAAAAGCTAAAAATAATCTTATATTCTCAATCAACAATGACACTGAAATTAAAAAAGGATCAATCAAATCTTTAATAGACTTAATTACTTCCAGTGATGATATTTTTTCTGTTCAAGCCAAAATGCTCCAATATACAAATAAAAATCTGATTGATGATGTTGGAGATGAGTACAATTTGCTTGCTTGGACTAAAAAAGTTGGTGAAAATCATGAATCCAGCGAATATAATGAAGTTAAGGATATATTTTCAAGTTGTGCAGGAGCGGCAATGTATAACAAATCTATTTTAGATGAGATTGGCCTGTTTGATGATAACTTTTTTGCATATATGGAAGATGTTGACTTAGCAATAAGATCCAAGATTAATGGATATAGGAATCTTTTATGTCCTAATGCTATTGTCTATCACATAGGAAGTGCGACATCTGGAAGTAGATACAATGAATTTAAGGTTAAATTGGCTGCCCGTAACAATGTTTGGGTGGTTTATAAGAATTTACCAATTCCTCTAAAGATCGTGAATTTTGTTTTCCTGTTTTTAGGATTTTTAATTAAATATATATTCTTTTGTAAGAAAGGATTCGGTTCTACTTATTTGGCAGGTATTCGCGAAGGTTTATCTTGTAGAAATAAAATAGAAAAAGTCAAATTCGAATCAAAAAATACAAAAAATTATTTTAAAATGGAATTCAGATTAATAATAAACACTATTAAATTTTTAAAAAGATGATTATATGGACCTTTCAGTTGTAATTGTAAATTATCAAACATTTGAACTAACAAAGAATACTATCAATTCTATATTCAAATATGAATATCCATTTGAATATGAAATTTTAGTTGTCGATAATGCTTCCAGTGATGATAGTTTAGCCCGTTTAAAAGAATATTTTAAAGATAATGTAACATTTATTGCATCAAAAGACAATAATGGTTTTGCAGCTGGAAACAATCAGGCATTAAGAATTGCAAAAGGAAAATATGTTCTTCTTTTAAACTCAGATACTATAGTTTGGGAAAATGCTCTGGAAAATATTTATGGATATATGGAAAAGCATGTTGATGTGGGTGCTAGTGGATGTAGGGTCATTTTAGAAAATGGAGATCTTGACAAAGCATGTAAAAGAAGTTTTCCAAATGTAAAGAATTCATTTTTCAGGTTATTCCACATTCCAGCAAATAGTAAAGATAATGACTATAATTTGGATAGCCTTCCTGATGACGAAATTTATGAGATTGATTGCTTAACTGGTGCATTCATGTTCATGAGGGCAGATGCTTTAAAAGATGCAGGACTTCTTGATGAGACATTTTTCATGTATGGTGAAGATATAGATCTTTGTTACAGAATTAAAAAAGCAGGCTGGAAGATTATTTACTATGGTGAGTCTAAAATTACTCATTTAAAAGGGGCCAGCAGTAAAAAACAGAAATCCAAGTTAATTTATGAGTTTTATCGTGCAATGTATATTTATTACAAAAAACATCATGCTGATGAATCTTTATTTTTAGTAAATTGGGTTGTTTATCTGGGAATAGCTATTCTATGTGTTTTAAAATTATTTTTAAATATTTTTAAAAAGAAAGATTAAATAATTATTAATTTCAAATAATTAATAGAAACTAGTTTTGGAGTAGTTATTATGATTAAAGAAAATCAGAAATTTTTAAATTTTTCATTAGTTGTAATTGATGTTCTAGTCATCGGACTGGCTCTCTTATGTTCTTTATGGTTAAGATTTAAAACTACTCTATTTGGACCAATTGGAGGGCATTTAGGCTCTTTGAGTTATCTTTTATTTTTTACTTTTGCAGTTATACCTGTTTATTTAATTTTATACTTTGCATTTGATCTTTATAAGCCCCGCAGAACTTATAAAAATATATTTTCAGAGGCAACACAGCTTATTAAAGTAAATATAATGGCATTTGTCATATTGGTTTCAATTTTATTTATCATAAATCAGCCAGACTTTTCAAGAATAATGCTATTTTTATTAGCTCTTATCGGTACTTTCTTTGGAATTATTGAAAGATTTACAATTAGAACCATTTTAAGAAAGATACGTATTAACAATAAAAATATTAAACATATTCTCATTGTTGGGGATAATGATTTGGCATTTAGTTTTGCACGTAAAATTCGTGAAAATCCATATTTAGGTTTTGTTGTAAGTGGTTTTTTAGGACGTTCAGAGCATATTGGTCGTGAGATTGAAGGAAGTAGTGTCATAGGATCATTTAAGGATATTGATGAGGTTCTTGACAAGAATAGGTTTGATAGGGTTGTTTTAGCTATTCCTTTAAAATATTATTATAAAATCAATGACCTTGTGGAAAGCTGCGAAAGGGTTGGAATCAAAGCGGAAATCATTCCGGATTATATTAGGTATTTCCCTGCTCAGCCTTCAGTTGATATGATTGAAGATATTCCTATTATTAATATAAGGTATGTTCCACTTGATGATGACTTCAATAAATTCTTAAAATATCTTTCAGATTACATTATTTCATTAATAGCTATAATAATCACATCTCCGATTATGATAATCACTGCTATTGCGATTAAAATATCTTCTCCTGGACCAATTATATTTAAGCAGGAAAGGATTGGCCATAACAGTAAGCCATTTATGATGTATAAATTCCGCAGTATGAAGGTTCAAGACCCTAATGAGGAAAAGTCTGAATGGACAACAAAAGATGACCCAAGAAAAACTAAAGTTGGACAATTCATAAGAAAAACTAGTATTGATGAATTACCTCAATTTTTCAATGTGTTAAAAGGCGATATGAGTGTTGTAGGTCCAAGACCTGAAAGACCATATTTTGTTAATCAATTTAAGGAAACTATTCCAAAATATATGGTTAAACACCAAGTTAAACCTGGTTTA
Protein-coding sequences here:
- a CDS encoding DUF2264 domain-containing protein, whose product is MSNSIFKRFKKKEAPVIEEKPPILEDRIFWVSTLQKVAFPVLNNLARDSLKKNMPIEAVSAESHNIAYLDAFTRVFNGIAPWLELGVDASEEGKIREKYIYLTLKAISNVINPKSNDYIFVVEPKQSLVDVALFAQGLLRAKNQIWVNLPIKIQARIIGELKRTRVIAPYENHWLLYTSMIEAALLEFTGECDKERLVYGIRKFRDELYIGDAKYSDGEEFELGYYNSLFIHPMLNDILGVMRKYGLEDGEFLDVQLMRSSRLASQLERVISPEGTYPLVGKFLSYRCGIFHLMSQAALLKILPRNINPTQVRSALTKILRNQFESYKNFNSQGWLVIGLNGSQVDIADDNTSTGTLYSCCFIFLALGLDMNDQFWQAPAAEWSSLKAWSGHPIQKDQSINF
- a CDS encoding nucleotide sugar dehydrogenase — encoded protein: MKVCIIGQGYIGLPTAALFSKSHCEVVGVDISEKIINNLNKGIVHIEEPGISDQIKNAVDKKVYSASLTPQKADAFIITVPTPYIVENYSCDLSYVIEACHSILPVLEKGNTVIIESTIAPMSTDEQIKPIFEKAGFTIGEDLYLAHCPERVLPGRIMYELVNNNRIIGGVTPECAKKASEVYGQFVKGELILTEAKTAELSKCMENTFRDVNIALANELAKICAEIGVNALDVIEMANKHPRVNLHSPGPGVGGHCLAIDPYFIYAKAPETAKIIKLARDTNNSMPDFVCENVKKIIKEGKISVLGVSYKGNTDDDRESPAYEIIAKLSSDYEILVHDPHIENPNYVSLEEAVKDSDLILVLCDHDEFKDLDYDLIKSSMKSPIIFDTKNIIKEVPDEIKLYNYGNLYELN
- the rfbD gene encoding dTDP-4-dehydrorhamnose reductase, producing the protein MKILITGSNGMLGYDLKEVLNDAHELILTTSKTLDITDKEHTIDFILDNEPDLVINSAAYTNVDGCEENQDIAYAVNSEGVKNLAIACKELDCPLVHISTDYIFNGKNDRPWTEDDEIGPISVYGKSKLKGEEAILEILDKYFIIRTAWLYGINGKNFPKTMLELAKDHSEITVVYDEVGTPTYTLDLVKAISELIETDFYGIYHLTNSGSCSWCEFSRYIFEVADVDVKVIPVTASEFARPAPRPSYSVLENKNWIEKGFKPLRSYKEAIKEYIELIK
- a CDS encoding ribonuclease, which translates into the protein MNKKLVLVIALIVALFSISAVSAGFFDFLHFGDDSSDVNVVEDGQYCTVDEVSAYIKEFHKLPSNYITKKEAQSLGWHGGPLKKYAPGKSIGGDTFTNRQHVLPDSDDKYIECDIDANGTARGAERIVYNTGDYKVYYTDDHYNTFTEV
- a CDS encoding barstar family protein, whose protein sequence is MQIDGKLIKKNGHDYLMDVLNLPEYYGKNLDALYDCLCEMDCDIQLINPGDVDKDILDTFADASKENDFLKFEILY
- the rfbA gene encoding glucose-1-phosphate thymidylyltransferase RfbA; translation: MKGIVLAGGSGTRLYPITKAVSKQLLPLYDKPMIYYPISVLMLAGIKEILIISTPRDLPMFKDLLGDGSSLGIEFSYAVQENPNGLAEAFIVGEDFIGDDNVALILGDNIFHGHRFTEILERATQLDEGAVIFGYYTNNPEAFGVVEFDEEWNVLSVEEKPENPKSNYIVPGLYFYDNDVIEIAKNVEPSQRGEVEITSVNEEYLKRGKLKVELLGRGMAWLDTGTHEGLLEAANFIETIQKRQGLYIACLEEIAYLKKYINKEQLLKTAEELKKTDYGQYLFNLAKK
- the rfbC gene encoding dTDP-4-dehydrorhamnose 3,5-epimerase, translated to MGKFKFTETGIDGMFVVEPTVFEDNRGYFMETYHEKEFKEEGYDLTFVQDNQSKSTKGVLRGLHLQVKYPQGKLVRVIKGEVFDVGVDLRADSPTYGKWFGAILSDENKKQLFIPPKFAHGFLVLSDEAEFVYKCTEVYHGEDESGIKWDDEDIAIDWPLDDIDEIILSEKDEKWLSFKESQIKYE
- the rfbB gene encoding dTDP-glucose 4,6-dehydratase, encoding MSKILVTGGAGFIGSNFVRYMVNKYSEYEIINLDALTYCGNLENLKDIEDKDNYSFVKGDIRDKNVIDDLVKRCDYVINFAAESHVDRSITDPEIFIKSNVLGTQVLLNAAKEFGVEKYIQISTDEVYGSLGKTGYFTEETPLQPNSPYSASKAGGDLITRAYGETFGLPINITRCSNNYGPYQFPEKLIPLMISNTLENKKLPIYGDGKNIRDWLHVYDHCQAIDLVLHEGKLGEVYNIGGNNEKQNIEIVKLILSQLNKDESLIEFVTDRLGHDRRYAIDSSKIQNDLGWSPKYTFEVGIKETIQWYLDNQDWTSQVKSGQYQEYYNKMYKGR
- a CDS encoding CDP-glycerol glycerophosphotransferase family protein; amino-acid sequence: MSYLKHKIYGVLFKLFKSTNIKKNRVSFIIDSRESFKGNLNYIQKEFENRGNFEFYYFYKDKLSIDSFRKLASSKFIFLNDNFFPLAFMKFSPENVLVQLWHAPGASKKFGGSVDIKSREILGKISENTDYLIVTSDNIKEYYSEAFQMPTNKIKSLGLPRMDYYFENRDVDKLKENLLAKHNVPTDKKIILYAPTFRDEEKYNNVFNYLNLEEFNRVLGDEYVLALRLHPKIKDFYKDDISAIGQYIDVSSYESEQELILISDMLITDYSSIMIEYVALNKPVVFFTYDLDSYLSNERGFYYDFKETVPGPIVFTSSELIDVIKNNKFDKSKISEFLKTQFNVIDGNSSKRIVDFLLR
- a CDS encoding glycosyltransferase, producing the protein MDNFKVSVIVPVYNCCEYIGSTLDAIINQDFEDFEIIVIDDGSTDNSLEIIKEKLSTSTRHYEIIHQENAGVSCARNRGIEIARGDYLVFVDADDFITKDHLSQLYNGKTDFSLTQFVKKDGEHLSKPHHFTEKLISCDDFIRMELNMEIPFHFCQLMYKTSIVNENNIRFTPNVVYGEDTEFALKTFIFGENISLGNEITYYYVQHDESAIRTSEFKRFEVVNIFENLAQYYRSHGKDELANLIVTSRIPKAIFGNMNYFFYNDYNFEDVIEKMHQLDLFEKLSKFEGDSKSKFKIKLFLLNPNIYYKVWKKIKNSID
- a CDS encoding glycosyltransferase family 2 protein, which encodes MKVSVVTPNYNGERFLKTFLNSLNEDSQYIGEVIIVDNGSTDGSLDYLKSNSFDFPLVLIENKENVGFSPAVNQGIRKAKNNLIFSINNDTEIKKGSIKSLIDLITSSDDIFSVQAKMLQYTNKNLIDDVGDEYNLLAWTKKVGENHESSEYNEVKDIFSSCAGAAMYNKSILDEIGLFDDNFFAYMEDVDLAIRSKINGYRNLLCPNAIVYHIGSATSGSRYNEFKVKLAARNNVWVVYKNLPIPLKIVNFVFLFLGFLIKYIFFCKKGFGSTYLAGIREGLSCRNKIEKVKFESKNTKNYFKMEFRLIINTIKFLKR